One stretch of Rosistilla oblonga DNA includes these proteins:
- the trmB gene encoding tRNA (guanosine(46)-N7)-methyltransferase TrmB, whose product MPRQQLRTPSTSIDLSQHFRMVDALPQQVTSQTLFQNDAGLQIEVGSGKGLFLLNASGEQPDQNFLGIEIAHKYAKHAATKLKNAGRTNAIMASGDALPIFEKQIPDASLAAVHVYFPDPWWKKKHKKRRVLNEPFLRSASRTLAPGGRFYFWTDVLDYFESTLELMAMVVPELGPPLPDVVSEAEHDLDYRTHFERRSRKNEIPVYRVHFDKPA is encoded by the coding sequence GTGCCCCGTCAACAGCTTCGCACGCCCAGTACTTCAATCGATCTGTCGCAGCACTTTCGGATGGTCGATGCATTGCCGCAACAGGTAACCAGCCAGACGCTGTTCCAAAACGACGCGGGGCTGCAGATCGAAGTCGGTTCGGGCAAAGGGCTGTTCCTCTTAAACGCCTCGGGAGAGCAACCCGATCAAAATTTCTTAGGGATTGAGATCGCCCACAAGTACGCCAAACACGCGGCGACTAAACTGAAGAATGCCGGTCGCACCAACGCCATCATGGCTTCGGGAGACGCGTTGCCGATCTTCGAAAAACAGATCCCCGATGCTTCCTTGGCTGCGGTCCACGTCTATTTCCCCGATCCATGGTGGAAGAAGAAGCACAAGAAACGCCGAGTATTGAACGAACCTTTCCTGCGTAGTGCCAGTCGTACTTTGGCCCCGGGAGGACGGTTCTACTTCTGGACCGATGTGCTCGACTACTTCGAATCGACGCTCGAATTGATGGCGATGGTGGTGCCCGAACTTGGCCCGCCGCTGCCAGATGTCGTCTCTGAAGCGGAGCACGACCTCGATTACCGCACCCACTTTGAACGTCGCAGCCGAAAGAATGAAATACCGGTCTATCGGGTTCATTTTGACAAACCAGCGTAG
- a CDS encoding HesB/IscA family protein: MPIQLSERAAEEVKRFRTEHNFEDAMFLRIGVAGGGCSGFNYTLNFDDNFDDKADSKYESHGVAVVVDKKSALYLDGTTVDWFESLEKQGFTFENPNATKSCGCGSSFQA, translated from the coding sequence ATGCCTATTCAATTATCCGAACGAGCTGCGGAGGAAGTAAAACGCTTTCGTACAGAGCATAACTTTGAAGACGCAATGTTTCTGCGAATCGGCGTTGCCGGGGGTGGATGCAGCGGATTTAACTATACCCTGAACTTTGACGACAATTTTGACGACAAAGCCGATTCGAAGTACGAATCGCACGGCGTTGCCGTGGTTGTCGACAAAAAGAGCGCTTTGTACCTGGACGGAACCACTGTCGATTGGTTCGAGAGCCTGGAAAAGCAAGGTTTTACTTTTGAGAACCCCAACGCGACCAAGTCCTGCGGTTGCGGTAGCTCCTTCCAAGCCTAG
- the cbiE gene encoding precorrin-6y C5,15-methyltransferase (decarboxylating) subunit CbiE, translating into MNKIQIVGVGDDGVEGLTNHARALIEAADVLVGPANLLPKVAIGPSERIESGSDLQRLGEMLNEMSSRNVVLLAGGDPLFYGTARFLCDSLGKDLFEVVPHVSSMQLAFARVKESWDDAYLTNLATQPLDRVVERIRTADRVGLFTTEEITPAALAAALLDRRIDYFNVYVCENLGSPDERVTQGDLNSLQGQTFGPLNVMVLVRRQGVADRPQQMEGKRLFGNPDDQFLQSKPKRGLLTPMEVRCIALALMDLGPTSIVWDVGAGSGSLAIEASQIVTGGQVYAIEMDAEDFGLMTDNAERYGCSTLIPVHGQAPEALAALPDPDVIFVGGTGRAVGELVDTIFDRLRPGGRFVVNVASPDNLVGVQAAFQRRNIEPSVRMANIARGNYQLDRLRFEAVNPSFLICGTKP; encoded by the coding sequence ATGAACAAGATCCAGATTGTTGGTGTTGGTGACGACGGCGTCGAAGGTCTAACCAACCATGCCCGTGCCTTGATCGAAGCGGCGGACGTTTTAGTAGGTCCCGCCAACCTGCTTCCAAAGGTTGCGATCGGCCCTAGCGAGCGAATCGAATCGGGCAGCGACCTGCAGCGGCTCGGCGAAATGCTCAACGAGATGTCGTCGCGAAACGTTGTCCTGTTGGCCGGCGGCGATCCGCTTTTCTACGGAACCGCTCGCTTCCTTTGCGATTCGCTGGGCAAGGACCTATTCGAAGTCGTCCCGCACGTCAGCAGCATGCAACTGGCGTTCGCGCGAGTCAAAGAGAGCTGGGACGATGCCTATCTGACCAACCTCGCGACCCAGCCGTTGGACCGAGTGGTCGAGCGGATTCGCACGGCCGACCGCGTCGGCCTGTTCACGACCGAAGAGATCACTCCCGCGGCACTGGCCGCCGCTCTTTTGGATCGCCGCATCGACTACTTTAACGTCTACGTCTGCGAGAACCTCGGATCGCCCGACGAACGCGTCACCCAAGGCGATTTGAATTCGCTGCAAGGGCAGACCTTTGGACCGCTGAACGTGATGGTCTTGGTACGTCGGCAAGGCGTGGCCGATCGGCCGCAGCAGATGGAAGGCAAGCGGTTGTTCGGAAATCCGGACGACCAGTTCCTGCAATCGAAACCCAAACGCGGCCTGCTGACACCGATGGAGGTTCGTTGCATCGCGTTGGCGCTGATGGACCTTGGCCCCACCAGCATCGTCTGGGATGTCGGTGCGGGAAGCGGTTCGCTGGCGATCGAAGCGAGTCAGATTGTCACCGGCGGACAGGTCTACGCGATCGAAATGGACGCCGAAGACTTTGGCCTGATGACCGACAATGCCGAGCGATACGGGTGCAGCACGCTGATCCCAGTCCATGGTCAAGCGCCCGAAGCGCTCGCAGCACTCCCGGATCCCGACGTGATCTTTGTCGGCGGCACCGGCCGCGCGGTAGGCGAACTGGTCGACACGATCTTCGATCGACTGCGTCCAGGCGGGCGGTTTGTCGTGAACGTCGCCAGCCCCGACAACTTGGTCGGCGTCCAGGCGGCATTCCAACGTCGCAACATCGAACCGAGCGTTCGGATGGCGAACATCGCCCGCGGCAACTACCAATTGGATCGCCTACGATTCGAAGCGGTGAACCCATCGTTTCTGATCTGCGGCACCAAGCCGTAG